The following coding sequences are from one Oceanispirochaeta sp. window:
- a CDS encoding gluconokinase: MILLIMGVSGCGKTTLGEKTAEGLKIDYFEADKFHPSANIEKMASGIPLNDADRWPWLALIREKAAEYQAAGKSAVITCSALKESYRQYLGEGLTSPLEWVYLKGSFEVIESRMSSRKGHYFKAEMLKSQFADLEEPEYGLILNIEDPLEEKVQILLDRFKGRS, encoded by the coding sequence ATGATATTATTAATTATGGGTGTCAGTGGTTGTGGTAAAACTACTTTAGGAGAGAAAACCGCTGAGGGATTAAAAATTGATTATTTCGAAGCAGATAAATTTCATCCATCTGCCAATATTGAAAAGATGGCTTCCGGCATCCCCTTGAATGATGCTGACCGCTGGCCCTGGCTGGCTCTGATTCGTGAAAAGGCGGCTGAATACCAGGCCGCCGGGAAATCCGCCGTGATCACCTGTTCCGCCTTGAAAGAATCGTACAGACAGTATCTGGGAGAGGGATTAACCAGCCCTTTGGAATGGGTGTATCTCAAAGGAAGTTTTGAAGTCATTGAGAGTCGCATGTCCAGCCGGAAAGGGCATTATTTCAAGGCGGAGATGCTGAAGAGTCAGTTTGCTGACCTTGAAGAACCGGAATATGGATTGATTCTGAATATCGAAGACCCCTTGGAAGAGAAGGTTCAGATCTTATTGGATCGTTTTAAGGGTCGATCCTGA
- a CDS encoding glycoside hydrolase family 3 N-terminal domain-containing protein, with translation MEPYRNKNMTTEKRTADLLSRMTLEEKVGQMMQLPANSDNNMDKLESMNIGSYLHCTGDMMRVLQTRAEQTRLGIPRIFGIDAIHGHCIDNRATVFPTQLGVSCSWNRDLIQKMGAVTAREVRANGIHWTFSPVLCVARDSRWGRVDETFGEDPWFIGEMANEMIEGYQGKEGYNNWEKIMACGKHYAGYGEAAGGRDAYEAEISRRTMLSLFLPPFEKIVKNGCASLMAGYQAISGEPCSASSWLLRENAKEEWGLDGFIVTDWDNIGSLYTKQKVASDLKEAACLAILAGNDMIMTTPSFYEHAIALVKEGRIEESLIDDSVTRILRAKFRLGLFDEYRHTPSDLEATVLGRADHWEVSAQASRESLVLLKNDNLLPINSQKVKSIALVGSNADDVLAQLGDWSFGSMQAGASDDSFHRDQTVTLLAGLRDRAGRDGITVHFVKGADPLDDAFDQIGEAVRSAASADLTIACVGDTLKLHGEFHDRANLDLTGRQQDLLEAVKATGTPLCVVLMTSKPLSVPWIEETADAIFCAFNPGAKGGTALAEALFGDVNPSGKLTISFPRHVGQQPVHYNRYSGWHSMNDRAMAGQERYIDMPEEALFVFGEGMSYTSFSYSNLTLSSSRLTRGLDLLVSIDLRNRGDRDGTEIIQLYINDLYSSVTTPVKEIRGFERVFVKAGETVCVSMTLPFEELSLVNAHLERVVEPGEFEILVGSSSRDGDLLKAVVTVE, from the coding sequence ATGGAACCTTATCGAAATAAGAATATGACCACTGAAAAGAGGACTGCCGATCTGCTTTCCCGTATGACCCTGGAAGAGAAGGTGGGGCAGATGATGCAGCTGCCTGCCAATTCTGACAATAATATGGACAAGCTGGAATCCATGAATATAGGGTCTTACCTCCATTGCACCGGAGACATGATGAGAGTCCTCCAGACACGGGCCGAACAGACCCGCCTGGGGATTCCCCGTATTTTTGGAATTGATGCCATTCATGGTCACTGTATTGATAACAGGGCTACCGTGTTCCCTACCCAGTTGGGGGTCAGCTGCAGCTGGAACCGTGATCTTATTCAGAAAATGGGAGCCGTGACTGCCAGGGAAGTCCGGGCCAATGGAATCCACTGGACCTTTTCTCCTGTTCTCTGTGTTGCCAGAGATTCCCGCTGGGGCCGGGTGGATGAAACATTCGGGGAAGATCCCTGGTTTATCGGTGAAATGGCGAATGAAATGATAGAAGGCTATCAGGGAAAAGAGGGGTATAATAATTGGGAAAAGATCATGGCTTGTGGGAAACATTATGCCGGATATGGTGAAGCCGCAGGGGGCCGGGATGCCTATGAGGCGGAGATCTCCCGGCGGACGATGCTTTCTCTTTTCCTGCCTCCCTTTGAAAAAATTGTAAAAAACGGATGTGCCTCCTTAATGGCCGGATATCAGGCCATCAGCGGGGAACCTTGTTCTGCCAGTTCCTGGCTCCTGCGGGAAAATGCCAAGGAAGAATGGGGGCTCGACGGTTTTATCGTGACAGACTGGGATAATATCGGTTCTCTGTATACGAAGCAGAAGGTCGCCTCGGACTTGAAAGAAGCCGCCTGCCTGGCCATCCTGGCGGGGAACGACATGATCATGACCACACCTTCCTTTTATGAACACGCCATTGCTCTCGTGAAAGAGGGCCGTATTGAAGAGTCTCTGATCGATGACAGTGTCACCCGCATATTAAGAGCTAAGTTCAGGTTGGGCCTCTTTGACGAGTACCGCCATACTCCCTCTGATCTGGAAGCCACCGTATTGGGAAGAGCCGATCACTGGGAAGTTTCAGCACAGGCCTCCAGAGAATCCCTGGTACTGTTAAAAAATGATAATCTGCTCCCCATCAACAGTCAAAAGGTAAAATCTATTGCTCTAGTGGGCAGTAATGCTGATGATGTTTTGGCCCAGTTGGGTGACTGGTCATTCGGCAGCATGCAGGCAGGGGCCTCGGATGACAGTTTTCACCGGGATCAGACAGTGACTCTCCTGGCGGGATTACGCGACAGGGCTGGCCGTGATGGTATCACTGTCCACTTTGTGAAGGGGGCAGATCCACTGGATGATGCTTTTGATCAGATTGGTGAAGCCGTCCGCAGTGCCGCATCGGCAGATCTGACGATTGCCTGCGTGGGGGATACCCTGAAACTTCATGGAGAGTTCCACGATCGGGCCAATCTGGATTTGACGGGACGGCAGCAGGACCTGCTGGAAGCCGTAAAAGCGACAGGAACTCCTCTCTGTGTTGTCCTGATGACCAGCAAACCTCTTTCAGTTCCCTGGATTGAAGAGACTGCCGATGCGATTTTTTGTGCTTTTAACCCGGGGGCAAAGGGTGGAACGGCTCTGGCAGAAGCCCTCTTTGGTGATGTGAACCCCTCGGGGAAACTGACCATCTCCTTCCCCCGGCATGTGGGTCAGCAGCCCGTTCATTACAACCGCTACAGCGGTTGGCACTCCATGAATGACAGGGCAATGGCGGGTCAGGAGCGTTATATTGATATGCCCGAAGAGGCTCTGTTTGTTTTTGGTGAAGGAATGAGTTATACCAGTTTTAGCTATTCCAACCTGACTCTCTCTTCATCAAGACTAACCCGGGGATTAGATTTGCTTGTCTCAATCGATCTCAGGAACAGGGGAGATCGGGATGGTACCGAAATCATTCAGCTCTATATCAATGATCTCTACAGTTCTGTGACCACCCCTGTCAAAGAGATCCGCGGCTTTGAACGTGTTTTTGTGAAAGCCGGAGAAACGGTTTGTGTGAGTATGACTCTCCCTTTTGAAGAGCTTTCTCTCGTCAATGCCCATCTGGAACGGGTCGTAGAACCGGGAGAGTTTGAAATCCTTGTGGGCTCCTCCTCCCGGGATGGTGACCTTCTGAAGGCTGTTGTGACCGTGGAATAG